From Rhinolophus sinicus isolate RSC01 linkage group LG15, ASM3656204v1, whole genome shotgun sequence, the proteins below share one genomic window:
- the HEXIM2 gene encoding protein HEXIM2, with protein MDSSPSEEEDPMGAGGGLGWKSRGLRTQSPRGCSVESALGRKKHRRRPSKRKRHWRPYLELSWAEKQQRDERQSQRASQVRQEMFAKGQPVAPYNTTQFLMNDRDPEEPDLHVSRGASHPGPSGEHEAGDSDRRGQAQGEFQQRDFSEAYERYHTESLQGRSKQELVQDYLDLERRLSQAEEETRRLQQLQERSGWQPGRHVEELTAEVERLQTENQRLRQEKEMWNREGSRGSGELGT; from the coding sequence ATGGATAGTAGCCCCTCAGAGGAGGAGGATCCTATGGGGGCTGGTGGTGGCCTGGGCTGGAAGAGTAGGGGTCTCCGGACCCAGAGCCCAAGGGGCTGCTCAGTGGAGTCCGCACTGGGCCGGAAGAAGCACCGCCGGCGGCCTTCAAAGCGCAAGCGGCATTGGCGACCCTACCTAGAGCTGAGCTGGGCCGAGAAGCAACAGCGGGATGAGAGGCAGAGCCAGAGGGCCTCCCAGGTCCGCCAGGAGATGTTTGCCAAGGGCCAGCCCGTGGCGCCTTACAACACCACCCAGTTCCTGATGAATGACCGAGACCCTGAGGAGCCCGACCTGCATGTATCTCGCGGGGCCTCCCACCCAGGCCCCAGTGGGGAGCATGAGGCTGGGGACAGTGACAGGCGGGGCCAAGCTCAGGGTGAGTTCCAGCAGAGGGATTTCTCTGAGGCCTATGAGCGCTACCACACTGAGAGCCTGCAGGGCCGCAGCAAGCAGGAGCTGGTGCAAGACTACCTGGATCTGGAGCGGAGGCTGTCGCAGGCCGAGGAGGAGACGCGGAGGCTGCAGCAGCTGCAGGAGCGCAGCGGCTGGCAGCCTGGTCGCCACGTGGAGGAGCTGACTGCCGAGGTAGAGAGGCTCCAGACGGAGAACCAGCGACTTCGGCAGGAGAAGGAGATGTGGAACCGAGAAGGCAGCCGAGGCAGTGGGGAGCTGGGCACCTAG